One window of the bacterium genome contains the following:
- a CDS encoding glycosyltransferase — MLSFPKITVAICSRNRPRELEECLASLQPIRSKAHEIIVVDNGSDGDATKKVAEKYKTVYIHEPTIGLSTARNSAIRSASGEIIAFIDDDCQVDPGWLDAIARAFGDRRIGAVTGKAISGDQSNWVQRQFNSFARGFCAAESVEMTPEKVGNIYIKAVLGVGANMAFRRELLVALKGFSTFFQDCSDDDYLQCRVIRAGYHVRYAPDSIVFQKHRTGMLSTLHRLFEYGVGDTRLLWYFSAQDQSFKKFLYNFIWTLVHSELRTLFQSIIHFRGWHVLFSLASIAGYLSGLLLPWGWSAHLCGKFPDRPDLTGPNSREEIPES, encoded by the coding sequence ATGTTATCCTTCCCGAAAATAACCGTTGCAATCTGCAGCCGTAATCGCCCCAGAGAGCTGGAGGAATGCCTGGCATCCCTTCAGCCCATTCGAAGTAAAGCGCATGAAATCATTGTGGTTGACAATGGGTCCGACGGGGACGCCACCAAGAAGGTGGCGGAAAAATATAAAACGGTCTATATTCATGAGCCCACCATCGGTCTGTCGACAGCGCGTAACAGCGCGATTCGAAGCGCTTCCGGTGAGATCATCGCCTTTATTGATGATGATTGTCAGGTTGATCCCGGCTGGCTCGACGCGATAGCGCGCGCTTTTGGTGATCGCCGTATAGGCGCCGTTACTGGAAAAGCCATAAGCGGAGATCAAAGCAATTGGGTGCAACGGCAATTCAACAGCTTTGCACGGGGCTTTTGCGCCGCCGAATCAGTCGAAATGACGCCGGAAAAGGTTGGTAATATCTATATTAAAGCCGTGCTGGGAGTTGGCGCTAATATGGCGTTCCGGCGTGAACTGCTTGTGGCGCTTAAAGGATTTAGCACATTTTTTCAGGACTGCAGCGACGATGATTACCTCCAGTGTCGCGTTATTCGCGCCGGTTATCATGTCCGCTATGCACCGGACAGCATAGTATTCCAAAAGCATCGGACAGGTATGTTATCCACCCTCCATCGTTTATTTGAATACGGGGTGGGTGATACCCGCCTGCTTTGGTATTTTTCAGCGCAGGATCAAAGCTTTAAAAAATTTCTCTATAACTTTATCTGGACTTTAGTCCATAGTGAGCTGCGGACACTGTTTCAGTCGATCATCCATTTCAGGGGATGGCATGTTTTATTTAGTCTGGCTTCTATCGCCGGTTATTTATCTGGCCTATTGTTGCCCTGGGGGTGGTCAGCGCACCTTTGCGGGAAATTCCCGGACAGGCCAGATTTGACCGGTCCGAACAGCAGAGAGGAAATACCCGAATCCTGA
- a CDS encoding polysaccharide deacetylase family protein, which produces MKINGFQNHRSGSRWLHHNRFEALSVLMYHHVGPVRAGALAGLTIAPERFKRQMHWLKRRGFCSIVGSDWLAWRSSGKQLPAKPVMITFDDAYADLVRYAFPVLRDLGFKATVFVVTDEIGGKNSWDRETGSDSLCCMSGEQITYWSKLGIEFGVHSKTHADLTLLSDEQLEEEVAGSGRDLADLLGIVPSSFAYPYGFYNDSVLCTTRRRFQLAFTCDEGLNRLGTDLHLLHRTKVEPEDSLLDFILRVRYGFSAVQRVRLFIRAHPRLRKVLRWIKKS; this is translated from the coding sequence GTGAAAATTAATGGTTTTCAAAATCACCGATCTGGTTCAAGGTGGTTACACCATAACCGTTTTGAGGCTCTTTCTGTGCTTATGTATCATCATGTGGGGCCGGTACGGGCAGGCGCCTTGGCGGGGCTTACTATTGCTCCCGAGCGCTTTAAAAGGCAGATGCACTGGCTCAAGCGCAGAGGTTTTTGCTCCATTGTTGGCAGCGATTGGCTGGCCTGGCGCTCTTCAGGTAAACAGCTGCCTGCAAAGCCGGTGATGATCACTTTTGATGATGCCTATGCCGACCTTGTCAGGTATGCATTTCCGGTTTTACGGGATCTTGGTTTTAAAGCAACCGTGTTTGTCGTCACGGATGAAATCGGAGGGAAAAACAGTTGGGATCGAGAGACTGGATCCGATTCGCTGTGTTGTATGAGTGGAGAACAAATAACATATTGGTCCAAACTTGGCATTGAGTTTGGAGTGCATTCAAAAACACATGCGGACCTGACCCTCTTGTCCGATGAACAATTGGAGGAAGAAGTCGCTGGAAGCGGTCGTGACCTTGCTGATTTATTGGGAATAGTTCCCTCCTCCTTTGCCTACCCTTACGGCTTTTACAACGATTCTGTTCTATGCACCACGCGTCGTAGGTTTCAGCTTGCCTTTACATGCGATGAAGGGTTGAACCGGCTGGGCACTGATCTGCATTTGCTTCATCGTACCAAAGTCGAACCGGAGGATTCGCTTCTTGATTTTATTTTGCGGGTTCGATACGGTTTTAGTGCCGTCCAGCGCGTCCGACTCTTCATCCGAGCGCATCCCCGGCTGAGAAAGGTATTGCGATGGATTAAAAAATCCTGA
- a CDS encoding glycosyltransferase family 2 protein, whose product MAIDISVVISTIGRADLLAQVLRALERQSSSFETIVVSDGEDPGTRRLAADVHVPFPIHWIFCSENRGQAFARNLGVARAKGSLLAFLDDDTVPGPGWLDSHARHHKDSSSKRVVLGRLVHVYSNAPSTNMEHFLRETVAIIQKRLEQSLSRMDMKTRSEFWIGLNSSIPRVLFLAHGGFNPALRDVEEDAELASRLATSDVQFVYEPDALVYHHNTKDLEKSHLVRAEQFALADLHRSRVFRQLDILPEMIIQGNIKQKLKSHLVWYMPRSSAYISKACRSGAEFLNSDFLFRQWYDLSFLLGYYRQMKNNGLSLQDIRNLS is encoded by the coding sequence ATGGCAATCGATATAAGCGTCGTTATATCAACCATCGGCCGCGCCGATCTGCTTGCCCAGGTGCTCCGTGCACTGGAACGGCAGTCTAGTTCTTTCGAAACAATCGTCGTATCTGACGGGGAGGATCCCGGAACTCGCCGATTGGCCGCGGATGTGCATGTTCCTTTTCCTATCCACTGGATCTTTTGTTCCGAGAATCGTGGTCAGGCATTCGCCCGCAATCTTGGCGTAGCGAGGGCTAAGGGATCGTTGTTGGCTTTTCTTGATGATGATACGGTGCCGGGGCCTGGATGGCTTGATTCCCATGCTAGACATCATAAGGACTCTTCTTCAAAACGCGTCGTTCTTGGTCGATTGGTGCATGTCTATTCCAACGCTCCCAGTACCAACATGGAACATTTTTTGCGAGAGACGGTCGCTATCATACAGAAACGGCTTGAGCAATCCCTTTCAAGGATGGACATGAAAACAAGAAGCGAATTCTGGATTGGTCTGAATTCCTCGATTCCCAGAGTCCTGTTTTTGGCTCATGGTGGTTTTAATCCTGCCTTGCGAGATGTTGAGGAAGACGCCGAGCTTGCGAGCCGTCTAGCGACGTCCGACGTTCAATTCGTCTACGAGCCGGATGCCCTAGTCTACCACCATAACACTAAAGATCTGGAAAAATCACATCTAGTACGGGCAGAGCAGTTTGCCCTGGCTGATTTACATCGTTCGCGTGTCTTTCGCCAGCTGGATATTTTACCAGAAATGATCATACAGGGCAATATAAAGCAAAAGTTGAAAAGCCATCTTGTTTGGTATATGCCGAGAAGTTCTGCCTATATAAGCAAAGCATGTCGCAGCGGCGCTGAATTTCTTAACTCTGATTTTCTGTTTCGGCAGTGGTATGATTTATCCTTTTTACTCGGATATTACCGGCAAATGAAAAATAACGGGCTATCGCTCCAAGACATTCGCAATTTATCCTGA